From the genome of Spinacia oleracea cultivar Varoflay chromosome 2, BTI_SOV_V1, whole genome shotgun sequence, one region includes:
- the LOC130467003 gene encoding uncharacterized protein, whose amino-acid sequence MSSDEEAPPKVIAAAVDLDYYLGSGDGPGIVITPVKLRGASNYDEWAKAVRRSMISKFKFGFLDGSVKEPITDATKMKHWIAVNSMVVSWITNTIDESLRSNLEDFDIAHELWCHLRTRYCVVSGTRVCHIKMALSGCKQGTSEGVMEYYGRLSKVWKEYVQYARVPRCICAGCTCNIAKQVGDIHDEDRLHYFLIGLDDHYEAIRAQLLARSPLPGLDEAYQTVMNTETMRAKATRGKESVMAFKVETKGRSRSGDASDRFCGHCNREGHEEETCYQLIGFPEWWDEKKRGGRGPGRGGRTSIRGGRGARGAASSTSGVARANAVSNTTGGATTTVTSGGGSQGAVTTTNHELVGVTKEQVQQIVDILSRPPNKLQGPLDEDGDWRG is encoded by the exons ATGAGTTCCGATGAGGAGGCACCACCAAAGGTcatcgccgccgccgtcgaccTAGACTACTATCTCGGGTCAGGCGACGGTCCCGGTATTGTTATCACCCCTGTGAAACTAAGAGGAGCATCGAACTACGATGAATGGGCCAAAGCcgttcgtcgctcgatgatttcaaaattcaaatttggatTTCTTGATGGTTCTGTGAAGGAACCCATTACGGACGCAacgaagatgaaacattggattgcggtcaattcgatggtggtgtcttggatcacaaacaccatagacgagagtttgcgttcgaatctggaagattttgatattgctcacgagTTGTGGTGTCATTTGAGGACGCGGTACTGCGTCGTGTCGGGCACTAGGGTCTGCCATATTAAGATGGCTCTGAGTGGCTGCAAGCAGGGCACGTCTGAGGGCGTCATGGAGTACTATGGCCGCTTGTCGAAGGTATGGAAGGAGTACGTACAGTATGCACGAGTTCCAAGGTGTATATGTGCGGGTTGCACGTGCAACATAGCGAAGCAGGTGGGGGACATTCATGATGAAGATCGTCTGCACTATTTCTTAATTGGCCTAGACGATCACTATGAAGCCATTCGTGCACAACTGTTAGCAAGATCGCCGTTGCCAGGCCTCGACGAGGCATACcagacggttatgaataccgagaccatgcgcgccaaggcaaCGAGAGGTAAGGAGAGTGTCATGGCGTTCAAGGTCGAGACTAAGGGTCGGTCGAGGTCGGGAGATGCGAGTGACAGATTTTGTGGTCATTGCAatcgtgagggtcatgaggaagaaacttgttatcagCTGATTGGTTTTCCCgaatggtgggatgagaagaaacgaggtggtagagggcctggtcgaggaggcAGGACGTCGATTAGAGGAGGCAGAGGAGCTCGTGGGGCAGCGTCGTCGACCAGTGGTGTCGCTCGCGCCAATGCCGTGAGTAATACCACAGGAGGGGCGACAACCACTGTGACGAGTGGAGGCGGATCGCAGGGAGCAGTgacgacaaccaatcatgagcttGTTGGTGTGACGAAGGAGCAAGTCCAGCAAATTGTTGACATCTTATCACGACCACCAAACAAGTTgcaag gaccgctcgacgaggatggtgattggcgtgggtga